Proteins encoded together in one Nocardioides marinisabuli window:
- a CDS encoding YbaK/EbsC family protein has translation MSTEHPGIAAFRAELVRRGGRGKVVVLPDAVHTAALAAEALGCEVGAIANSLLFDAGGTPVLVLTSGAHRVDVRAVAGRIGVERLARASPDFVREHTGQVIGGVSPLAHPAPVPTYLDEWLARHEVVWAAAGHPAAVFSTSFGELLELTGAEVVDVESPA, from the coding sequence ATGAGCACCGAGCACCCGGGCATCGCGGCCTTCCGTGCCGAGCTGGTCCGCCGCGGCGGCCGGGGCAAGGTCGTGGTCCTCCCCGACGCCGTGCACACCGCGGCACTGGCCGCCGAGGCCCTCGGCTGCGAGGTGGGCGCGATCGCCAACAGCCTGCTCTTCGACGCCGGCGGCACACCGGTGCTGGTGCTCACCTCGGGCGCGCACCGGGTCGACGTGCGCGCCGTGGCCGGGCGCATCGGGGTCGAGCGCCTCGCGCGCGCCAGCCCGGACTTCGTGCGTGAGCACACCGGGCAGGTGATCGGCGGGGTCTCCCCGCTCGCCCACCCCGCGCCGGTGCCGACGTACCTCGACGAGTGGCTGGCGCGCCACGAGGTCGTGTGGGCGGCAGCGGGCCACCCCGCGGCGGTCTTCTCCACCTCCTTCGGCGAGCTCCTCGAGCTCACCGGCGCCGAGGTGGTCGACGTCGAGAGCCCCGCCTAG
- a CDS encoding DUF6504 family protein, translating to MRRYDEPVEVRCGVLAGTETTVPEQFLWRGRLWKVRSVLEHWVETGEWWRHAGVRAVLGSEEPADASTAERPARPRPLEELLAERAVWRVEAGRGAAVRGAEDTGGVFDLALDVDGGRWQLVGCAD from the coding sequence ATGCGACGGTACGACGAGCCCGTCGAGGTCCGGTGCGGCGTGCTGGCCGGCACCGAGACGACGGTCCCCGAGCAGTTCCTGTGGCGCGGACGGCTCTGGAAGGTCCGCTCGGTGCTCGAGCACTGGGTGGAGACCGGCGAGTGGTGGCGCCACGCCGGGGTGCGTGCGGTGCTCGGCTCCGAGGAGCCGGCCGACGCCTCCACCGCCGAGCGGCCCGCCCGGCCCCGCCCGCTGGAGGAGCTGCTCGCCGAGCGCGCGGTCTGGCGGGTGGAGGCCGGCCGGGGTGCCGCGGTGCGCGGCGCCGAGGACACCGGCGGGGTCTTCGACCTGGCCCTCGACGTCGACGGCGGGCGCTGGCAGCTCGTCGGCTGCGCGGACTGA
- a CDS encoding SAV_6107 family HEPN domain-containing protein yields MARTRTRTPAAVPAPHPQALPATTHSYLARAAESLSEAMATPEVPARYACAHVSALRSAAALLSARARPAGPRRRPQKNAWVLLAEVAPELGEWATFFSAGAAKRAAAEAGSTRAVTEREADDLVRDADRFLAVVEQCLGLVPHPPVQERIARAG; encoded by the coding sequence ATGGCGCGCACCCGCACCCGCACCCCTGCCGCGGTCCCCGCACCGCACCCGCAGGCCCTCCCGGCGACCACGCACTCCTACCTGGCCCGCGCCGCCGAGTCGTTGAGCGAGGCGATGGCCACGCCCGAGGTCCCGGCCCGCTACGCCTGCGCCCACGTCTCGGCGCTGCGCTCGGCGGCCGCCCTGCTCTCGGCGCGCGCCCGCCCGGCCGGGCCGCGGCGCCGCCCCCAGAAGAACGCCTGGGTGCTGCTGGCCGAGGTCGCCCCCGAGCTGGGCGAGTGGGCCACGTTCTTCTCCGCGGGCGCGGCCAAGCGCGCGGCCGCCGAGGCCGGCTCGACCCGCGCCGTCACCGAGCGCGAGGCCGACGACCTGGTCCGCGACGCCGACCGGTTCCTGGCCGTGGTCGAGCAGTGCCTCGGGCTCGTGCCGCACCCGCCGGTCCAGGAGCGCATCGCGCGCGCCGGGTGA
- a CDS encoding endonuclease has translation MALSPALRPPRLAAVLLVGVLGVLPSCAGADDAAQPGEGGTARSTLLGSGSEAASQALEGAVSVAQALTMPDGASLRVRGHLVGQPTAPGAVVRGSFPDDLALAVADDPQERDPSRMLLVQLPEELRGTWGLASHPALLGAEVVLDGERAAYFSAPGLKRVTAVALVDAAAPSGPGAPALTDLPTDLPAELVGYYADAEGRTGEDLARALHEIISTDVDRLRYDELWEALRDTDADPDAPGRVIELYTGDSVPGEANGGDPDEWNREHVWPQSRGGFGTSAGPGTDLHHVRPADVSVNADRSSLDFDDGGSPQGEADDTYRDADSWEPRDAVKGDVARMVLYMAVRYEGGDGYADLEVSEEVGRRDLDALGYLGRLSTLLRWHEQDPPDAFERARNDAIHETWQGNRNPFVDRPEWVSAIW, from the coding sequence ATGGCACTCTCGCCCGCCCTGCGCCCACCGCGGCTCGCTGCCGTCCTCCTCGTCGGGGTCCTCGGGGTGCTCCCGTCCTGCGCGGGCGCCGACGACGCGGCGCAGCCGGGGGAGGGCGGGACCGCGCGCAGCACCCTGCTCGGCTCCGGCTCGGAGGCCGCGAGCCAGGCGCTGGAGGGGGCGGTCAGTGTCGCGCAGGCGCTGACGATGCCCGACGGTGCGTCGTTGCGGGTCCGCGGCCACCTGGTCGGCCAGCCCACCGCGCCGGGCGCCGTGGTGCGCGGCTCCTTCCCCGACGACCTGGCGCTCGCGGTGGCCGACGACCCGCAGGAGCGCGACCCCTCCCGGATGCTGCTGGTGCAGCTCCCCGAGGAGCTGCGCGGCACCTGGGGGCTGGCCTCCCACCCCGCGCTGCTGGGCGCGGAGGTGGTGCTGGACGGCGAGCGGGCGGCGTACTTCTCGGCGCCGGGGCTCAAGCGGGTGACCGCGGTCGCGCTGGTCGACGCGGCGGCGCCGAGCGGTCCCGGCGCGCCGGCCCTGACGGACCTGCCGACCGACCTGCCGGCCGAGCTGGTCGGCTACTACGCCGACGCGGAGGGTCGCACCGGCGAGGACCTCGCCCGGGCGCTGCACGAGATCATCTCCACCGACGTCGACCGGCTGCGCTACGACGAGCTGTGGGAGGCCCTGCGCGACACCGACGCCGACCCCGACGCCCCCGGCCGGGTGATCGAGCTCTACACCGGCGACAGCGTGCCGGGCGAGGCCAACGGTGGCGATCCCGACGAGTGGAACCGCGAGCACGTGTGGCCGCAGAGCCGCGGCGGCTTCGGCACCAGCGCCGGGCCGGGCACCGACCTGCACCACGTCCGCCCGGCCGACGTGAGCGTCAACGCCGACCGCTCCAGCCTCGACTTCGACGACGGCGGCAGCCCCCAGGGCGAGGCCGACGACACCTACCGCGACGCCGACTCCTGGGAGCCGCGCGACGCGGTGAAGGGCGACGTGGCCCGGATGGTGCTCTACATGGCGGTGCGCTACGAGGGTGGCGACGGGTACGCCGACCTCGAGGTCTCCGAGGAGGTGGGCCGGCGCGACCTCGACGCGCTGGGCTACCTGGGTCGGCTCTCCACGCTGCTGCGCTGGCACGAGCAGGACCCGCCCGACGCCTTCGAGCGCGCCCGCAACGACGCGATCCACGAGACCTGGCAGGGCAACCGCAACCCCTTCGTCGACCGGCCGGAGTGGGTCTCCGCGATCTGGTGA
- a CDS encoding OB-fold nucleic acid binding domain-containing protein, translating to MREGVWGRSQAQARTAPPPPPVDSVQLSLDLGDAPGEGGVSGLPEMTGEEQMRAELEILGLDASRHVVDTYGPFLDALGVTRSEQLLAQRSKAELLVAGVKVATQTPPIRSGRRVVFLTLDDGTGPVDATFFEDAQGPYAATVFHSWLLVVRGELRRTGHRGVSLRATGCWELPVLHQQWRSGGIEAVREQMAVVPQGFGGVGVELAGQGAAESRAPRPVMARPDGPGAAGGMGRRRVLVHSSGFRLSPYADIKPAGEETRDVARKLWHRSSGSPG from the coding sequence GTGCGCGAGGGCGTGTGGGGGCGCTCGCAGGCCCAGGCCCGCACCGCCCCGCCGCCGCCCCCGGTCGACTCGGTCCAGCTGAGCCTCGACCTCGGCGACGCGCCGGGGGAGGGCGGGGTCTCGGGGCTGCCCGAGATGACCGGCGAGGAGCAGATGCGCGCCGAGCTCGAGATCCTCGGCCTCGACGCCAGCCGCCACGTCGTCGACACCTACGGCCCCTTCCTCGACGCGCTCGGGGTGACCCGCAGCGAGCAGCTGCTCGCCCAGCGCAGCAAGGCCGAGCTGCTGGTGGCCGGGGTCAAGGTCGCCACCCAGACCCCACCGATCCGCTCGGGGCGCCGGGTGGTCTTCCTGACCCTCGACGACGGCACCGGCCCGGTCGACGCCACCTTCTTCGAGGACGCCCAGGGCCCCTACGCCGCCACCGTCTTCCACTCCTGGCTGCTCGTCGTGCGCGGCGAGCTGCGCCGCACCGGCCACCGCGGCGTCTCGCTGCGCGCCACCGGCTGCTGGGAGCTGCCGGTCCTGCACCAGCAGTGGCGCAGCGGCGGCATCGAGGCGGTGCGCGAGCAGATGGCGGTGGTGCCCCAGGGGTTCGGCGGCGTCGGCGTCGAGCTCGCCGGGCAGGGCGCGGCCGAGAGCCGGGCCCCGCGCCCGGTCATGGCCCGCCCCGACGGCCCGGGCGCCGCGGGCGGGATGGGTCGGCGCCGGGTGCTGGTGCACTCCAGCGGCTTCAGGCTCTCGCCGTACGCCGACATCAAGCCGGCCGGCGAGGAGACCCGCGACGTGGCGCGCAAGCTGTGGCACCGCAGCTCGGGGAGCCCGGGATGA
- a CDS encoding methyltransferase produces MSASERPSDRPSERLAERPSERRAAARTAVVWDALRPLLEQSGPLDVLDIGGGTGGFAVRVAELGHRVTVVDPSPDALASLGRRARERGVEVAGLQGEVSSLLDVAGADSADLVLCHGVLEHVGDPATALGVLREAVRDGGTLSLLVAQRHAAVLARAMAGHFGQALALLEPTVDPGRAGHRYTSDELVALLATADLHVEQVHGVRVFADLVPGTLLDLEPGSTAALVELEKAVATRPEYLPLATQLHVLAR; encoded by the coding sequence ATGTCCGCCAGCGAGCGCCCCAGCGACCGACCCAGCGAACGTCTCGCCGAGCGTCCCAGCGAGCGCCGGGCAGCAGCCCGCACCGCCGTGGTGTGGGACGCCCTGCGCCCGCTGCTCGAGCAGTCCGGGCCCCTCGACGTCCTCGACATCGGCGGCGGCACCGGCGGCTTCGCCGTGCGGGTGGCCGAGCTCGGGCACCGCGTCACCGTCGTCGACCCCAGCCCCGACGCCCTCGCCTCGCTCGGGCGCCGCGCCCGCGAGCGCGGCGTCGAGGTGGCCGGCCTGCAGGGCGAGGTCTCGAGCCTGCTCGACGTCGCCGGCGCCGACAGCGCCGACCTGGTGCTGTGCCACGGCGTGCTCGAGCACGTCGGCGACCCCGCCACCGCCCTCGGGGTGCTGCGCGAGGCCGTGCGCGACGGCGGCACCCTCAGCCTCCTGGTCGCCCAGCGCCACGCGGCGGTGCTGGCGCGCGCCATGGCCGGGCACTTCGGCCAGGCCCTCGCGCTCCTCGAGCCCACCGTCGACCCCGGTCGCGCCGGGCACCGCTACACCAGCGACGAGCTCGTCGCGCTGCTGGCCACCGCCGACCTGCACGTCGAGCAGGTCCACGGCGTCCGGGTCTTCGCCGACCTGGTCCCCGGCACCCTGCTCGACCTCGAGCCCGGTTCCACCGCCGCCCTCGTCGAGCTCGAGAAGGCGGTCGCCACGCGTCCCGAGTACCTCCCGCTCGCCACGCAGCTGCACGTGCTCGCCCGCTGA
- the dinB gene encoding DNA polymerase IV yields MTSAGASVTPILHIDMDAFYASVAVRERPELWDVPVIVGGGYRGVVLSANYLAREHGVRSGMPATRARRLCPQAVVVPPDHELFGSVSTAVVETFRRVTPLVEVVSLDEAFLDVSGSVRRLGPPAEIAEQVRATIHDEQAITCSVGVAATVSVAKLASRRAKPDGVVVVPPEEITTFLHPLDVGELYGVGEKTRAMLHRLGLVTVGDVAHTPVRTLQRAVGDHLGRHLHELAWGDDRREVVARTTGAFGLGGGEPDRSMGAQETFGRDVDDRAVVLRELLRLTSTVTGRMRVAGVAGRTVTLTVRFADFTTITRSRTMSEATDVTQEVYRTATALYDALGLQRARLRLVGVRVEGLAPRESVHHQHVLGEREHGWSEADRAVDRATRRFGSAAVRPASLLS; encoded by the coding sequence GTGACCTCCGCTGGCGCTTCGGTCACGCCGATCCTCCACATCGACATGGACGCCTTCTACGCCTCCGTGGCGGTGCGGGAGCGGCCCGAGCTGTGGGACGTGCCGGTCATCGTGGGCGGCGGGTACCGCGGCGTGGTGCTCTCGGCCAACTACCTGGCCCGCGAGCACGGCGTCCGCTCCGGCATGCCCGCCACCCGGGCCCGGCGGCTGTGCCCCCAGGCCGTGGTGGTGCCGCCCGACCACGAGCTCTTCGGCAGCGTCTCGACCGCCGTGGTCGAGACCTTCCGCCGGGTCACGCCGCTGGTCGAGGTGGTCTCCCTCGACGAGGCCTTCCTCGACGTCAGCGGGTCCGTGCGCCGCCTGGGCCCGCCCGCCGAGATCGCCGAGCAGGTGCGCGCCACCATCCACGACGAGCAGGCGATCACCTGCTCGGTCGGGGTGGCGGCCACCGTCTCGGTGGCCAAGCTGGCCAGCAGGCGCGCCAAGCCCGACGGCGTGGTGGTGGTGCCGCCCGAGGAGATCACCACCTTCCTGCACCCGCTCGACGTCGGCGAGCTCTACGGGGTGGGGGAGAAGACCCGCGCGATGCTGCACCGCCTGGGCCTGGTCACCGTCGGCGACGTCGCGCACACGCCGGTGCGCACCCTGCAGCGCGCGGTCGGCGACCACCTCGGGCGCCACCTGCACGAGCTGGCGTGGGGCGACGACCGGCGCGAGGTCGTGGCCCGCACCACCGGCGCCTTCGGGCTCGGCGGCGGCGAGCCCGACCGGTCGATGGGCGCGCAGGAGACCTTCGGGCGCGACGTCGACGACCGGGCGGTGGTGCTGCGCGAGCTGCTGCGCCTGACCAGCACCGTCACCGGGCGGATGCGCGTGGCCGGCGTCGCCGGGCGCACCGTGACGCTGACGGTGCGCTTCGCCGACTTCACCACCATCACCCGCTCGCGCACGATGAGCGAGGCCACCGACGTCACCCAGGAGGTCTACCGCACCGCCACCGCCCTGTACGACGCCCTGGGGCTGCAGCGGGCCCGGCTGCGGCTGGTGGGGGTCCGGGTCGAGGGGCTCGCGCCCCGCGAGAGCGTGCACCACCAGCACGTGCTGGGCGAGCGCGAGCACGGCTGGTCGGAGGCCGACCGGGCCGTCGACCGGGCGACGCGCCGCTTCGGCTCGGCCGCGGTACGACCGGCCAGCCTGCTCTCCTGA
- a CDS encoding DUF3040 domain-containing protein, whose translation MPLSEEELRLLEQMERALSEEDPKFASTLRGTSLRRVARRRAMLAGAVFALGIVVLMTGAISQIWAIGIVGFVVMLGSATFGLNALRNQAQAGPAAETGAPHADQGSRAFTVIDGGRRTRSRQRRSGAGGAGFMDRMEERWRRRREENGGF comes from the coding sequence GTGCCACTCTCGGAAGAGGAGCTGCGACTGCTCGAGCAGATGGAGCGTGCCCTCTCCGAGGAGGATCCGAAGTTCGCCTCCACCCTGCGCGGCACGTCGCTGCGCCGGGTCGCGCGTCGTCGCGCCATGCTCGCCGGGGCGGTCTTCGCCCTCGGCATCGTCGTCCTGATGACCGGTGCGATCTCGCAGATCTGGGCGATCGGCATCGTCGGCTTCGTCGTGATGCTCGGCTCGGCCACCTTCGGGCTCAACGCCCTGCGCAACCAGGCGCAGGCCGGCCCCGCCGCCGAGACCGGCGCGCCGCACGCCGACCAGGGCTCCCGGGCCTTCACCGTCATCGACGGCGGGCGCCGCACCCGTTCGCGCCAGCGCCGCAGCGGCGCCGGTGGCGCCGGGTTCATGGACCGCATGGAGGAGCGCTGGCGCCGCCGCCGCGAGGAGAACGGCGGCTTCTGA
- a CDS encoding nucleotidyltransferase domain-containing protein produces the protein MTAPRPALSLPDHVSPEHRRLLAEVAERNLAEHGDDLVAMVLTGSAARGMTTPRSDVDVYVVLTDEGARRRTTRRSETVDEIPVSVAELEEVPVFGTQWWYSRWSFAWAPVLMDRSAGRVGAAVRRQAVVDVAEAESVLLEHDRLDGWLNYAYRALKNDRDGRGLERRLDAAESLPWLLDVVFSLAGRVRPYHKYLPWELRTHPLPGWDADELLGLVTGTLDGDPDALRTTFAEVDSRCRAHDARRPRPVLGPVIDAWGRDLELLRP, from the coding sequence GTGACCGCACCCCGCCCGGCCCTCAGCCTCCCCGACCACGTGTCCCCGGAGCACCGGCGCCTGCTCGCCGAGGTCGCGGAGCGCAACCTGGCGGAGCACGGGGACGACCTCGTGGCGATGGTCCTCACCGGCTCCGCGGCTCGCGGGATGACCACGCCCCGCTCCGACGTCGACGTCTACGTCGTCCTCACCGACGAGGGTGCGCGCCGACGCACCACGCGCCGCTCCGAGACCGTCGACGAGATCCCGGTCTCGGTGGCCGAGCTCGAGGAGGTGCCGGTCTTCGGGACGCAGTGGTGGTACTCCCGGTGGTCCTTCGCCTGGGCCCCGGTGCTGATGGACCGCAGCGCCGGACGGGTGGGCGCCGCGGTCCGCCGGCAGGCCGTCGTGGACGTCGCCGAGGCCGAGTCCGTCCTCCTCGAGCACGACCGGCTCGACGGGTGGTTGAACTACGCCTACCGCGCGCTCAAGAACGACCGTGACGGGCGCGGCCTCGAGCGGCGCCTCGACGCGGCGGAGTCACTGCCCTGGCTGCTCGACGTCGTCTTCTCCCTGGCCGGCCGGGTCCGGCCGTACCACAAGTACCTGCCGTGGGAGCTGCGCACGCACCCGCTGCCGGGGTGGGACGCGGACGAGCTGCTCGGGCTCGTCACCGGCACCCTCGACGGGGACCCCGACGCCCTCCGGACGACGTTCGCCGAGGTCGACTCGCGCTGCCGGGCCCACGACGCCCGGCGACCCCGGCCCGTGCTGGGACCGGTCATCGACGCCTGGGGGCGCGACCTGGAGCTGCTGCGCCCCTGA
- a CDS encoding transglutaminaseTgpA domain-containing protein → MTSRTRSSPGAGLTLSTVAALTTWICILSWRGFTDAPSLFLSPLLGLALLVAAVGAVGRWSRLGALSVLLLQLLSGAMALSWVVVGSPLPVGATWDALLVALADAREGAVVYASPVPTAEAAVEPLLLAGGLACLVLVDLLACGLRRVPLAGLPLLAVYSVPVSLLATDLTWWVFALSALGFVAMLYLQESEQVARWGRSLGNDDLTAPLAEPSGLGVHTATVRVNALAVGGVATALAVVVPLAVPTLDVHLLDIGRGPGGDTEISVDNPMTDLVRDLNRPEDTPLLAVRSEQVEPEYLRISVLNRFSENEWSPGDREIPLENRPDGEMPSLTGVSQSVPRRTLDYSIEAYETFSSRWLPTFAPVSRVEAEGDWRYDESTMDFLAGDTDLDLTGTRWSMTGVDLDLSAQELADAPSSVGMVSASYTDLPDGMPPLIRQLANQVTASAPTRFQKAVALQDWFRQEFEYSLRNVPPGNGTDELEEFLSTEGDYARTGYCEQFASAMAVMARQLGIPARVAVGFLTPQRIADGVYEYSSDDLHAWPELFIAGSGWVRFEPTPPARAGAVPSYTREAVDLEQPEPSGPSGRAEDQLPDRNGEPSAAPEEELDPETGAAAGSTDGGFPWGTLLGVLLGALALVGLALAPGALRRRRREHRLAAGPEEIWDELRDTARDLGLPYAGGRSPRETGAGLVGHLGSPLDDRLRPGHGAGQAPEAVASLHRLVADLERLRYAPAGAADPAHRHDDGQRVVQALFDGTTPRARRRATWLPRTLLRPTRRTSAAAGPDTESLGYRGGVVDHVG, encoded by the coding sequence ATGACCTCGCGGACGCGCAGCAGCCCGGGCGCCGGCCTGACCCTCTCCACCGTGGCGGCGCTGACGACGTGGATCTGCATCCTGTCGTGGCGCGGCTTCACCGACGCGCCCTCGTTGTTCCTCTCCCCCCTGCTCGGCCTCGCCCTGCTGGTGGCCGCCGTCGGTGCCGTGGGGCGCTGGTCGCGCCTCGGTGCGCTCTCGGTGCTGCTGCTGCAGCTGCTCAGCGGCGCGATGGCGCTGAGCTGGGTCGTCGTCGGCTCGCCGCTGCCCGTCGGGGCGACGTGGGACGCGCTGCTGGTGGCGCTGGCCGACGCGCGCGAGGGCGCCGTCGTCTACGCCTCGCCCGTGCCGACCGCGGAGGCCGCGGTCGAGCCGCTGCTGCTCGCCGGCGGGCTGGCCTGCCTGGTGCTGGTCGACCTGCTGGCCTGCGGGCTGCGCCGGGTGCCCCTGGCCGGCCTGCCGCTGCTGGCCGTCTACAGCGTGCCGGTCAGCCTGCTGGCCACCGACCTGACGTGGTGGGTCTTCGCCCTCTCCGCCCTCGGCTTCGTCGCGATGCTCTACCTCCAGGAGAGCGAGCAGGTGGCGCGCTGGGGGCGCAGCCTCGGCAACGACGACCTCACCGCTCCGTTGGCCGAGCCGTCGGGCCTGGGCGTGCACACCGCGACCGTGCGGGTCAACGCGCTCGCCGTGGGCGGCGTCGCGACCGCGCTGGCCGTGGTGGTGCCGCTGGCGGTCCCGACCCTCGACGTGCACCTGCTCGACATCGGGCGCGGACCGGGCGGCGACACCGAGATCAGCGTCGACAACCCGATGACCGACCTGGTGCGCGACCTCAACCGACCCGAGGACACCCCGCTGCTGGCCGTGCGCAGCGAGCAGGTGGAGCCCGAGTACCTGCGGATCTCGGTGCTCAACCGCTTCTCCGAGAACGAGTGGAGCCCCGGTGACCGGGAGATCCCCCTCGAGAACCGTCCCGACGGCGAGATGCCCAGCCTGACCGGGGTCAGCCAGTCGGTGCCGCGCCGCACCCTCGACTACAGCATCGAGGCCTACGAGACGTTCTCGTCGCGCTGGCTGCCGACCTTCGCACCGGTCAGCCGGGTCGAGGCCGAGGGCGACTGGCGCTACGACGAGTCGACGATGGACTTCCTCGCCGGCGACACCGACCTCGACCTCACCGGCACCCGGTGGTCGATGACCGGCGTCGACCTCGACCTCTCGGCGCAGGAGCTCGCCGACGCCCCGTCCTCGGTCGGCATGGTCTCGGCGTCCTACACCGACCTGCCCGACGGCATGCCGCCGCTGATCCGCCAGCTGGCCAACCAGGTCACCGCGAGCGCCCCGACCCGGTTCCAGAAGGCCGTGGCGCTGCAGGACTGGTTCCGCCAGGAGTTCGAGTACTCGCTGCGCAACGTGCCGCCCGGCAACGGCACCGACGAGCTCGAGGAGTTCCTGAGCACCGAGGGCGACTACGCCCGCACCGGCTACTGCGAGCAGTTCGCCAGCGCGATGGCCGTCATGGCCCGCCAGCTCGGCATCCCCGCCCGCGTCGCGGTCGGGTTCCTGACGCCCCAGCGGATCGCCGACGGCGTCTACGAGTACTCCTCCGACGACCTGCACGCCTGGCCCGAGCTCTTCATCGCCGGTTCGGGCTGGGTCCGCTTCGAGCCCACTCCCCCCGCGCGGGCCGGGGCCGTGCCGTCCTACACCCGCGAGGCCGTCGACCTCGAGCAGCCCGAGCCCAGCGGCCCGAGCGGGCGCGCCGAGGACCAGCTGCCCGACCGCAACGGCGAGCCCAGCGCCGCCCCCGAGGAGGAGCTGGACCCCGAGACCGGTGCCGCGGCCGGCAGCACGGACGGCGGGTTCCCCTGGGGCACCCTGCTCGGTGTGCTGCTCGGCGCGCTCGCGCTGGTCGGCCTGGCGCTCGCGCCCGGCGCGCTGCGACGTCGCCGCCGCGAGCACCGTCTGGCGGCCGGGCCCGAGGAGATCTGGGACGAGCTGCGCGACACCGCCCGCGACCTCGGGCTGCCCTACGCCGGGGGCCGTTCGCCCCGCGAGACCGGCGCCGGTCTCGTGGGCCACCTCGGCAGCCCGCTCGACGACCGCCTGCGCCCCGGCCACGGTGCCGGGCAGGCACCCGAGGCCGTCGCCTCGCTGCACCGGCTGGTGGCCGACCTCGAGCGGCTGCGCTACGCCCCCGCCGGCGCCGCCGACCCGGCGCACCGCCACGACGACGGCCAGCGGGTGGTCCAGGCCCTCTTCGACGGCACCACGCCCCGGGCCCGGCGCCGCGCCACCTGGCTGCCCCGCACCCTGCTGCGGCCCACGCGTCGTACGAGCGCGGCGGCGGGGCCCGACACGGAGTCGCTGGGCTACCGCGGCGGGGTCGTCGACCACGTCGGCTGA
- a CDS encoding DUF58 domain-containing protein → MREALAGLTVRGRAFVAAGVTAVVCAVLLGQPALTRVGVLVLALPLVTALVLGRSRYRLALVRTVSPPLVTAGQQARVTLSLSNEGRTPSGVLLLEDHVPYVLGTRPRFVLEGIGHGWQRQVGYQVRSDVRGRFEVGPMSVRVSDPFGLVELGRAFRTTSALTVTPRTVALPAIPLGGSESGSGDNRPRAFATGSAEDVTVREYRRGDDLRRVHWPSSARVGELMVRREEQPWHSRATVFLDNREVAHRGEGIASSLETAVSAAASVAVHLTRRGFAVRLVTAAGEDRSSGWHERGAEPSTAPLLESLAVLRPTPAPRLDTAWLGEAGHGGLVVAVLGAVQQHDAPVLRRMQSHQGSALALALDVEAWVGATGASTAPATGLLAQQGWRVTTLGPRDRLEARWQELGAGARSGARRAAPERRTTEVGR, encoded by the coding sequence GTGAGGGAGGCGCTGGCCGGGCTGACCGTGCGCGGGCGCGCGTTCGTGGCCGCCGGGGTCACCGCCGTGGTCTGCGCCGTCCTGCTCGGGCAGCCCGCGCTGACCCGCGTCGGCGTGCTGGTGCTGGCCCTGCCCCTGGTCACCGCGCTGGTGCTGGGTCGCAGCCGCTACCGCCTGGCGCTGGTGCGCACGGTCTCCCCGCCGCTGGTCACCGCCGGGCAGCAGGCCCGCGTGACGCTCTCGCTGAGCAACGAGGGCCGCACGCCCAGCGGCGTGCTGCTGCTCGAGGACCACGTGCCCTACGTGCTGGGCACCCGTCCCCGCTTCGTGCTCGAGGGCATCGGCCACGGCTGGCAGCGCCAGGTCGGCTACCAGGTGCGCTCCGACGTGCGCGGCCGCTTCGAGGTCGGCCCGATGTCGGTGCGCGTCAGCGACCCCTTCGGCCTCGTCGAGCTCGGCCGGGCCTTCCGCACCACCTCCGCGCTCACCGTCACCCCCCGCACCGTCGCGCTGCCGGCGATCCCGCTCGGCGGCTCCGAGAGCGGCTCCGGCGACAACCGCCCCCGCGCCTTCGCCACCGGCAGCGCCGAGGACGTCACGGTGCGCGAGTACCGCCGCGGCGACGACCTGCGCCGGGTGCACTGGCCGAGCTCGGCGCGGGTCGGCGAGCTGATGGTGCGCCGCGAGGAGCAGCCCTGGCACTCCCGCGCCACCGTCTTCCTCGACAACCGCGAGGTCGCCCACCGCGGCGAGGGCATCGCCTCCTCGCTCGAGACCGCCGTCAGCGCCGCGGCGTCGGTGGCGGTGCACCTGACCCGGCGCGGGTTCGCCGTACGGCTGGTGACCGCGGCCGGCGAGGACCGCTCGAGCGGCTGGCACGAGCGGGGCGCCGAGCCGAGCACGGCCCCCCTGCTGGAGTCGCTGGCCGTGCTGCGCCCGACCCCGGCGCCCCGCCTCGACACCGCCTGGCTGGGCGAGGCCGGCCACGGCGGCCTGGTCGTCGCCGTGCTCGGCGCCGTCCAGCAGCACGACGCCCCGGTGCTGCGCCGCATGCAGTCCCACCAGGGCAGCGCGCTCGCGCTGGCCCTCGACGTGGAGGCCTGGGTCGGCGCCACCGGCGCCAGCACCGCCCCGGCGACCGGGCTGCTGGCCCAGCAGGGCTGGCGGGTCACCACCCTCGGCCCGCGCGACCGGCTCGAGGCGCGCTGGCAGGAGCTCGGGGCCGGCGCCCGGTCCGGTGCCCGGCGCGCCGCGCCCGAGCGGCGTACGACGGAGGTGGGGCGATGA